In a single window of the Flavobacterium ammoniigenes genome:
- a CDS encoding DUF5522 domain-containing protein, whose amino-acid sequence MDKQSNENKLTAEEDFYYTPEGYKCFTEKFHLKRGYCCKSGCRHCPYGFDKKTNTIRKK is encoded by the coding sequence ATGGATAAGCAAAGTAATGAAAATAAATTAACAGCTGAGGAAGATTTCTACTATACTCCCGAAGGTTATAAATGTTTTACCGAAAAATTCCATTTGAAACGCGGGTATTGTTGCAAAAGTGGTTGTCGACATTGTCCGTACGGATTTGATAAAAAGACCAATACCATTCGAAAAAAATAA
- a CDS encoding DUF4136 domain-containing protein codes for MKAIQFLFAALLLTMVSCGSMVSVNTDYDKKVDFSTYKTFAFYKTGIDKVEISDLDKRRILHAIDQQMLAKGFTKSENPDLLINIFTKSREQVNVNQFNAGWGYGWGWGWNPFMMGGQQTTVTSSTEGTLYIDFIDAKKKEMIWQGEGTGVLTKNTYKKEERINEFVTKIMSQYPPVAK; via the coding sequence ATGAAAGCAATTCAATTTCTTTTCGCAGCCCTACTTTTGACCATGGTTTCTTGCGGTTCTATGGTAAGTGTCAATACAGATTACGACAAAAAAGTCGATTTTTCAACTTACAAAACCTTTGCCTTTTATAAAACGGGTATCGACAAAGTTGAAATTTCCGATTTAGACAAACGCAGAATTCTACATGCCATTGACCAGCAAATGCTTGCCAAAGGCTTTACTAAAAGTGAAAACCCAGACCTACTTATCAATATTTTTACCAAATCCCGAGAGCAAGTGAATGTGAACCAATTCAATGCCGGTTGGGGTTACGGTTGGGGATGGGGTTGGAATCCATTTATGATGGGCGGTCAACAAACTACTGTTACTTCTTCAACTGAAGGCACTTTATATATTGATTTTATTGATGCTAAAAAGAAAGAAATGATTTGGCAAGGAGAAGGTACAGGAGTGCTTACCAAAAACACCTATAAAAAAGAAGAGCGCATCAACGAATTTGTCACCAAAATTATGTCGCAATATCCTCCCGTCGCAAAATAA
- the ilvA gene encoding threonine ammonia-lyase IlvA, with translation MNLFKEAIIAKDQLEGVVSPTPLTENTNLSNEFDCTILLKREDLHIVRSYKIRGAYNKISSLTEAEKKQGIVCASAGNHAQGVAFSCNLLQIKGKIYMPKTTPKQKIKQVQLFGKSYVEIELIGDTFDDAYAQAVTDAKKNNKIFIHPFDDAKVIAGQATVGLEILESHQQPIDYIFVPIGGGGLSAGLSTVFKELSPNTKIIGIEPEGAPTMKTAIANGNNAPLAAIDKFVDGAAVKQVGNLTFEICKEYLSDIILVPEGKVCTTILRLYNEEAMVVEPAGALTIAALDFYKDKIKGKNVVCIVSGSNNDIERTAEIKERSLLYEGLMHYFIIQFPQRPGSLKEFVNEILGPEDDITYFQFTKKNNRESAPVVVGLELKNKNDIHAIKTKMTERGFQYNYINEKQDLFNQLIG, from the coding sequence ATGAATCTTTTTAAGGAAGCCATAATTGCCAAAGATCAGTTGGAAGGGGTTGTTTCTCCCACTCCACTGACTGAAAATACCAATCTTTCTAATGAATTTGACTGTACTATTTTATTAAAAAGAGAAGATTTACATATCGTTCGCTCGTATAAAATACGAGGAGCCTACAATAAAATAAGTTCCCTTACTGAAGCCGAAAAAAAACAAGGAATTGTATGTGCGAGTGCTGGAAATCATGCGCAAGGCGTTGCTTTTTCTTGTAATTTATTGCAAATAAAAGGCAAAATCTACATGCCTAAAACCACTCCAAAACAAAAAATAAAACAAGTTCAATTGTTTGGTAAATCCTATGTAGAAATTGAATTAATTGGAGATACATTTGACGATGCTTATGCTCAAGCAGTGACCGATGCAAAAAAGAACAACAAAATATTCATCCACCCATTTGACGATGCCAAAGTAATTGCAGGTCAAGCTACAGTAGGTTTAGAAATTCTAGAATCGCATCAACAACCTATTGATTATATTTTTGTCCCAATTGGCGGAGGCGGATTATCAGCAGGATTATCGACTGTATTCAAAGAATTGAGTCCCAATACTAAAATTATCGGTATAGAACCAGAAGGCGCACCCACCATGAAAACAGCTATTGCTAATGGTAATAATGCACCGTTAGCCGCTATTGACAAATTTGTGGATGGTGCAGCTGTAAAACAAGTGGGCAACCTGACTTTTGAAATTTGCAAAGAGTACTTAAGCGATATTATACTAGTCCCAGAAGGAAAAGTGTGTACAACAATTTTACGTTTGTATAATGAAGAAGCGATGGTGGTAGAACCAGCTGGCGCTTTAACTATTGCTGCTTTGGATTTTTATAAAGACAAAATCAAAGGTAAAAATGTAGTGTGTATTGTCAGTGGAAGTAATAATGATATTGAACGTACTGCCGAAATTAAAGAACGCTCTCTTTTGTATGAGGGATTGATGCATTACTTTATCATTCAATTTCCGCAAAGACCGGGTTCGTTAAAAGAATTTGTCAACGAAATTTTAGGACCAGAAGACGATATTACCTATTTCCAATTTACCAAAAAGAACAATAGAGAATCAGCTCCCGTGGTGGTAGGTTTGGAATTGAAAAACAAAAATGACATTCACGCCATTAAAACAAAAATGACAGAACGCGGTTTTCAATACAACTACATCAATGAAAAGCAAGATTTATTCAATCAGTTAATTGGCTAA
- a CDS encoding GSCFA domain-containing protein, producing the protein MNFTTPVNITKSMHCVDFSSEIITIGSCFAVNMGAQLDYFKFKNTTNPFGIIFNPVSIEKLIVRSINQKKFTEEDVFFQNERFHCYEVHSDLSSTNQQELLNSLNTSLEFTYQKIKTATHILITYGTSWVYQEKNSGAVVSNCHKMPQSHFDKHLLSVASIEAAIQNTVDAIRKVNPNCSFVFTLSPVRHIKDGFVENQRSKAHLITALQNLLSDHLLDQAGYFPAYEIVMDELRDYRFYGDDLLHPSSMAIEYIWQRFRASSISETAWSTLDEVEAIQKSLLHKPFNSLAESHQKFQSKLQEKISKLQERYPFMKF; encoded by the coding sequence ATGAACTTTACTACCCCTGTTAACATTACTAAATCTATGCATTGTGTGGATTTCTCATCGGAAATAATAACGATAGGTTCCTGTTTTGCTGTCAACATGGGAGCGCAATTGGATTATTTTAAATTTAAAAATACGACCAATCCATTTGGGATCATTTTTAATCCCGTTTCTATCGAAAAATTAATCGTTCGATCAATTAATCAAAAGAAATTTACCGAAGAAGACGTCTTTTTTCAAAACGAACGGTTTCATTGTTACGAAGTACATTCTGATTTGAGTTCGACTAATCAACAAGAATTACTTAATAGTTTAAATACAAGTTTAGAATTCACCTATCAAAAAATAAAGACTGCTACGCACATTTTAATTACCTACGGTACTTCTTGGGTGTACCAAGAAAAAAATAGTGGTGCTGTCGTGTCGAATTGCCATAAAATGCCACAATCTCATTTTGACAAGCATTTGCTATCAGTAGCTTCGATTGAAGCTGCAATTCAAAATACCGTTGATGCGATTCGAAAAGTCAATCCCAATTGTTCCTTTGTATTCACACTCTCTCCCGTGCGACATATTAAAGATGGTTTTGTTGAAAATCAACGTAGTAAAGCGCATTTGATTACTGCTTTGCAAAATTTGCTTTCGGATCATCTGTTAGACCAAGCCGGGTATTTTCCGGCCTATGAAATTGTAATGGACGAATTGCGAGATTATCGTTTTTATGGAGACGATTTATTGCACCCAAGTTCGATGGCGATTGAATATATCTGGCAACGATTTAGAGCCAGTTCCATTTCGGAAACGGCATGGTCAACCCTAGATGAGGTGGAGGCTATTCAGAAAAGTTTGTTACACAAACCTTTTAATTCATTGGCTGAAAGTCACCAAAAATTCCAATCTAAATTGCAAGAGAAGATCTCGAAATTACAAGAAAGGTATCCCTTTATGAAGTTTTAG
- the alaS gene encoding alanine--tRNA ligase — translation MKSQDVRKQFLDFFQSKGHLIVPSAPIVLKDDPTLMFNNSGMAQFKEYFLGNGTPKSQRIADTQKCLRVSGKHNDLEDVGFDTYHHTMFEMLGNWSFGDYFKKEAINWAWELLTEVYKIPKENLYVSVFEGNPDENVPFDQEAWDLWKELIDEDRIILGNKKDNFWEMGDQGPCGPCSEIHVDLRSEAEKALVSGKSLVNNDHPQVVEIWNNVFMEFNRKADGSLEKLPAQHVDTGMGFERLCMALQGKTSNYDTDVFTPLIEKVEQITGLKYTSNEIQNSSEEQNKTNIAIRVVADHVRAVAFAIADGQLPSNTGAGYVIRRILRRAIRYGFTFLNTKEPFIYELVAVLSNQMSEFFPEIKSQQTLVTNVIREEEASFLRTLDQGLQLLENVMNQTTGTEISGEKAFELYDTFGFPIDLTALILRERGYQLDEAGFEKAMQEQKSRSRAASEVSTEDWSVLIPGNVEKFVGYDQTENEVKISRIRKVDSKKDGVLYQIVLDSTPFYPEGGGQVGDKGTLVSANETIEIIDTKKENNLILHLAKQLPENVTASFVAKVNTDLRTLSSRNHSATHLMHQALRSILGTHVEQKGSLVNPNYLRFDFSHFSKMTDEELEAVENFVNARIQEQLPLIERRSIPIQQALDEGAMALFGEKYGDNVRAIKFGDSMELCGGIHVTNTAEIWHFKIVSEGAVAAGIRRIEAITSEAVKAHFASYENTLNEIKGALKNPQDILKAVHNLQEDNAKLAKQIEALMKDKVKHLKASLASQIQEVNGVQFLATQVDLNPEGAKDLAYELGNLGTNLFLVLATAEEDKPMLTCYISKELVASKNLNAGQVVRELGKYIQGGGGGQPFFATAGGKNVAGIPEALAKAVDFINN, via the coding sequence ATGAAATCACAAGACGTACGTAAACAATTTTTGGACTTTTTTCAAAGCAAAGGACACTTGATCGTTCCTTCGGCACCAATCGTTCTTAAAGATGACCCCACTTTGATGTTTAACAATTCAGGGATGGCACAGTTTAAAGAATACTTTTTAGGTAACGGAACTCCAAAAAGTCAACGAATTGCCGATACACAAAAATGTCTTCGTGTTTCAGGAAAACATAATGATTTAGAAGATGTAGGTTTTGATACCTACCACCATACCATGTTCGAAATGTTGGGAAACTGGTCTTTTGGCGATTATTTCAAAAAAGAAGCCATCAACTGGGCATGGGAATTATTGACCGAAGTCTATAAAATTCCAAAAGAAAACTTGTACGTTTCTGTTTTTGAAGGAAATCCTGACGAAAATGTACCTTTTGACCAAGAAGCTTGGGATTTATGGAAAGAGTTGATCGATGAAGACCGTATCATTTTAGGAAATAAAAAAGATAATTTCTGGGAAATGGGTGACCAAGGACCTTGCGGACCTTGTTCTGAAATCCACGTGGATTTACGCTCAGAAGCAGAAAAAGCCTTGGTTTCGGGTAAAAGCTTGGTGAACAACGACCATCCGCAAGTGGTGGAAATTTGGAACAATGTATTTATGGAATTCAACCGTAAAGCAGATGGTTCTCTAGAAAAACTACCAGCACAACACGTGGATACCGGAATGGGATTTGAACGTTTGTGTATGGCTTTGCAAGGAAAAACTTCGAATTACGATACCGATGTGTTTACTCCACTAATTGAAAAAGTAGAACAAATCACGGGTTTGAAATATACTTCAAACGAAATACAAAATAGTTCAGAAGAACAAAATAAAACGAACATTGCCATTCGTGTAGTGGCCGATCACGTTCGTGCAGTAGCTTTCGCGATTGCAGATGGTCAATTGCCATCGAATACCGGAGCAGGATATGTAATTCGCCGAATCTTGCGTCGTGCTATCCGTTACGGATTTACCTTCTTAAACACCAAAGAGCCTTTTATTTATGAATTGGTAGCGGTGTTGTCGAACCAAATGAGTGAATTTTTCCCTGAAATCAAGTCACAACAAACTTTGGTAACCAATGTGATTCGTGAAGAGGAAGCTTCTTTCTTAAGAACCTTGGATCAAGGATTGCAATTGTTAGAAAATGTGATGAATCAAACTACTGGAACTGAAATTTCTGGAGAAAAAGCATTTGAATTGTACGATACCTTTGGTTTCCCAATTGACTTAACGGCTTTGATTTTAAGAGAAAGAGGCTACCAATTAGACGAAGCTGGTTTTGAAAAAGCGATGCAGGAGCAAAAATCACGTTCGCGCGCTGCTTCTGAAGTGTCTACAGAAGATTGGTCGGTTTTGATTCCTGGAAATGTGGAAAAATTTGTGGGGTATGACCAAACTGAAAATGAAGTTAAAATTTCTAGAATTAGAAAAGTAGATAGTAAAAAGGATGGTGTTTTGTACCAAATCGTTTTAGACAGCACGCCTTTCTATCCAGAAGGTGGTGGACAAGTGGGAGACAAAGGAACTTTAGTTTCGGCGAATGAAACTATTGAAATCATCGACACCAAGAAAGAAAATAATTTGATTTTGCATTTGGCAAAGCAATTACCTGAAAATGTAACAGCTAGCTTTGTGGCAAAAGTAAATACCGATTTAAGAACCTTGTCTTCGCGTAATCACTCGGCTACTCACTTAATGCATCAAGCCTTAAGAAGTATTTTAGGAACGCATGTGGAGCAAAAAGGATCGTTGGTAAACCCAAATTACTTGCGATTTGACTTTTCGCATTTTTCTAAAATGACCGACGAAGAATTAGAGGCGGTAGAAAATTTTGTCAACGCTCGAATTCAAGAGCAGTTGCCATTAATTGAAAGACGTAGTATTCCAATTCAACAAGCTCTTGACGAAGGTGCAATGGCTTTGTTTGGGGAAAAATATGGCGATAACGTTCGTGCTATTAAATTTGGCGATAGCATGGAATTGTGCGGTGGAATTCACGTGACCAACACCGCTGAAATTTGGCATTTTAAAATTGTATCTGAAGGTGCTGTTGCGGCTGGTATTCGTCGTATCGAAGCGATTACAAGTGAGGCAGTAAAAGCGCATTTTGCTTCCTATGAAAATACATTAAATGAGATTAAAGGGGCCTTGAAAAACCCACAAGATATTCTGAAAGCGGTTCATAATTTGCAAGAAGACAACGCCAAGTTGGCGAAGCAAATTGAGGCTTTGATGAAAGACAAAGTGAAGCATTTAAAAGCGAGTTTAGCTTCTCAAATACAAGAAGTAAATGGCGTTCAATTCTTGGCTACTCAAGTAGATTTGAATCCAGAAGGTGCTAAAGATTTAGCCTATGAGTTAGGAAATTTAGGGACTAATTTGTTTTTAGTTTTGGCTACTGCCGAAGAAGACAAACCGATGTTAACGTGCTATATTTCTAAAGAATTAGTAGCGTCTAAAAATCTTAATGCCGGACAAGTGGTTCGTGAGCTTGGGAAGTACATTCAAGGTGGAGGAGGAGGACAGCCGTTCTTTGCTACTGCTGGTGGTAAAAATGTAGCTGGAATTCCTGAAGCATTAGCAAAAGCAGTTGATTTTATAAATAATTAA
- a CDS encoding M23 family metallopeptidase — MSKVKYYYDSENLAYRKIKTKKTTKFGFVFLFLLASALFGFLSFVILLNTPYFETPKDRLQAREIDNLKLHYAILNKKIDELNAVTAAIEDRDNNLYRTYFNTAPISDEERKAGFKTKNRYAELEGFDNAELVKNTTKRVDVLSKELAIQSQSLDEILKLAKAKDNLLSAIPAIQPVKNENLRRMASGFGYRSDPFTKARKMHEGMDFTAKTGTPIYATGDGIIVRADNTASGFGNHMVIRHGYGYETLYAHLSKYKARKGQRVKRGDVIGYVGSTGRSEAPHLHYEVHQNNRAVNPLNFYYGNISAVEYVAISKLANQENQSLD; from the coding sequence ATGTCGAAAGTAAAATATTATTACGATTCTGAAAATCTGGCGTATCGAAAAATAAAAACTAAAAAAACAACGAAATTTGGTTTCGTTTTCTTGTTTTTATTGGCCTCTGCCTTATTTGGTTTTCTAAGTTTCGTGATTTTATTAAATACTCCCTATTTTGAAACCCCAAAAGACCGGTTACAAGCACGTGAAATTGACAATTTGAAATTGCATTATGCCATTTTAAATAAAAAAATAGACGAATTAAATGCTGTTACAGCAGCAATAGAAGATCGTGACAACAATTTGTATCGAACCTATTTTAATACCGCTCCCATTTCAGATGAAGAAAGAAAAGCTGGTTTTAAAACCAAAAATAGGTATGCCGAATTAGAAGGTTTTGACAATGCCGAATTGGTAAAAAACACCACTAAAAGAGTGGATGTCTTGAGTAAAGAATTGGCTATTCAATCCCAATCGTTGGATGAAATATTGAAATTAGCGAAAGCAAAAGACAATTTACTGAGTGCGATTCCGGCCATTCAACCGGTGAAAAATGAAAATTTAAGACGCATGGCGTCTGGTTTTGGGTACCGTTCGGATCCGTTTACTAAAGCGCGAAAGATGCACGAAGGAATGGATTTTACTGCCAAAACCGGAACCCCAATTTATGCCACAGGCGATGGTATAATTGTCAGAGCTGACAATACGGCATCGGGATTTGGGAATCATATGGTAATTCGACATGGGTATGGATACGAAACTTTGTATGCGCATTTAAGTAAATACAAAGCCCGCAAGGGACAACGAGTTAAAAGAGGAGATGTCATAGGATATGTAGGAAGTACAGGACGATCTGAAGCTCCTCATTTACATTATGAAGTTCATCAAAATAATAGAGCTGTGAATCCACTTAATTTTTATTACGGAAACATCTCAGCAGTGGAATATGTGGCCATTTCAAAATTGGCGAATCAAGAAAATCAATCATTAGACTAA
- a CDS encoding MerR family transcriptional regulator, giving the protein MHINLSPDKRYYSIGEVAKAFDVNASLIRFWDSEFDILKPKKNAKGNRMFTPEDVKNLQLIYHLVKERGFTLEGAKTHLKEGQKKTLDKFDIINKLETIKAQLLSIKSEL; this is encoded by the coding sequence ATGCACATCAATTTATCACCAGACAAAAGGTATTACAGTATTGGCGAAGTAGCCAAAGCATTTGACGTAAACGCTTCACTTATTCGTTTTTGGGATAGCGAATTCGACATTTTAAAACCCAAGAAAAATGCCAAAGGTAATCGTATGTTTACCCCTGAAGATGTTAAAAATCTCCAACTGATATATCATTTGGTCAAAGAAAGAGGCTTTACGTTAGAAGGTGCCAAAACGCATTTGAAAGAAGGTCAAAAGAAAACTCTAGACAAATTTGATATTATCAATAAATTAGAAACCATCAAGGCACAATTATTGAGTATCAAAAGCGAATTATAA
- a CDS encoding LemA family protein: protein MDFKKFLPWIIAAVVVFGIYGWVKGINNTAVTYEQDINESWGNVQTAYQRRNDLIGNLVNTVKGAADFEKSTLTAVISARAKATSVTVDPTNVSPAQLAAFNSAQSGVSSSLSKLLVSVEKYPDLKANENFLKLQDELASTENQILTARTRFNEAVKPYNTHIKTFPNSIFAGMFGFKEKPYFEAAVGADKPVEVKF from the coding sequence ATGGACTTTAAAAAATTCTTACCTTGGATTATAGCAGCTGTAGTAGTATTTGGAATCTACGGTTGGGTAAAAGGAATCAACAACACGGCAGTAACTTACGAACAAGACATTAATGAGTCTTGGGGTAACGTACAAACTGCTTATCAAAGACGAAATGACTTGATTGGCAACTTAGTAAACACAGTAAAAGGAGCCGCTGATTTTGAAAAAAGTACATTAACTGCTGTAATTTCAGCTAGAGCCAAAGCAACTTCTGTAACTGTTGACCCAACAAATGTGAGCCCTGCACAATTGGCAGCCTTCAACTCGGCACAAAGCGGTGTAAGTAGCTCTTTATCTAAATTATTAGTATCAGTTGAAAAATACCCTGACTTGAAAGCCAATGAAAATTTCTTGAAATTACAAGACGAATTAGCCAGTACTGAAAACCAAATTTTAACTGCTAGAACTCGTTTCAATGAAGCAGTTAAACCATACAACACCCACATCAAAACCTTCCCAAATTCTATTTTTGCAGGGATGTTTGGGTTTAAAGAAAAACCGTATTTTGAAGCAGCTGTTGGAGCTGACAAACCTGTAGAAGTAAAATTCTAA
- a CDS encoding TPM domain-containing protein translates to MQPDSIFLSKEDENEIVAAIQLAEKNTSGEIRVHIEQTTSKVPFDRALEVFYELKMNETQLQNGVLIYLASADKQFVICGDKGINEVVATDFWDSTKEIMAAQFKQGNFKQGLIDGITQAGEQLKTYFPWQADDTNELSNEISKG, encoded by the coding sequence ATGCAACCAGACTCTATTTTTTTAAGCAAAGAAGACGAAAACGAAATTGTAGCCGCTATTCAATTGGCTGAAAAAAATACGTCGGGTGAAATCCGAGTACACATAGAACAAACGACTTCCAAAGTTCCTTTTGACAGGGCTTTGGAAGTTTTTTATGAATTAAAGATGAATGAAACGCAATTGCAAAATGGCGTTTTGATATATTTGGCTAGTGCCGACAAACAATTTGTCATCTGTGGAGACAAAGGAATCAATGAAGTGGTAGCTACTGATTTTTGGGACAGTACCAAAGAAATTATGGCGGCTCAATTCAAACAAGGTAATTTCAAACAAGGATTAATTGACGGGATTACCCAAGCTGGAGAGCAGCTTAAAACTTATTTTCCTTGGCAAGCCGATGACACAAACGAATTATCAAACGAAATCTCAAAAGGATAA
- a CDS encoding TPM domain-containing protein has translation MKALLPTPTFIQLFVCLLFTQIGLAQYTIPEKPEMQTSVYDYAKVLSETEKAQLEEKLVRYSDSTSTQIVIVTIESLKGEDVSQLATNWAQTWGIGQAKEDNGVIILLAKAEKKIAINPGYGLEDRLTAGTGGEIIRNIIIPEFKAGSYFNGLDKGTTAIIDVFKGKYKATRKQNKGEKFPILPFIVIIVIVLILFSRNKKGGGNSGGSGGFGGGPSILDILVLSSLASGNRGGFGGSSGGGFGGGGFGGGFGGGGFSGGGSSGSW, from the coding sequence ATGAAAGCACTTTTACCTACTCCTACTTTTATTCAACTATTCGTTTGTTTATTATTTACACAAATTGGATTGGCACAATATACCATTCCAGAAAAACCCGAAATGCAAACTTCGGTCTACGACTATGCTAAAGTCCTTAGTGAAACCGAGAAAGCCCAACTGGAAGAAAAACTAGTACGCTATTCGGATTCTACCTCAACACAAATTGTCATTGTTACCATTGAAAGTTTGAAAGGTGAAGATGTAAGTCAACTAGCCACCAACTGGGCACAAACCTGGGGAATTGGTCAAGCCAAAGAAGACAATGGTGTCATTATTTTATTGGCGAAAGCTGAAAAGAAAATCGCCATCAATCCGGGTTATGGATTAGAAGATCGATTGACCGCAGGAACGGGTGGAGAAATTATTCGAAATATTATTATTCCGGAATTCAAAGCGGGAAGTTATTTCAACGGATTGGACAAAGGAACCACGGCTATCATTGATGTTTTCAAAGGCAAATACAAAGCAACACGAAAACAAAATAAAGGAGAGAAATTTCCAATTCTTCCTTTTATAGTGATCATCGTTATTGTCTTAATTCTTTTTTCAAGAAATAAAAAAGGGGGTGGTAATTCAGGTGGATCAGGTGGTTTTGGCGGAGGCCCAAGCATTTTAGACATTCTGGTTTTAAGCAGTCTTGCTAGCGGTAACCGAGGTGGTTTCGGAGGTTCGTCAGGTGGTGGATTTGGAGGCGGTGGCTTCGGAGGCGGTTTTGGCGGAGGCGGATTCTCTGGCGGTGGTTCCAGCGGAAGTTGGTAA
- a CDS encoding RrF2 family transcriptional regulator, with the protein MLSHKTKYALKALLFLAQQEPGYIARTIEIADTAAIPKKFLEQILLDLKRAHLVGSKQGKFGGYYLIKSSNEITMADIHRLFDGAIALLPCASLNFYEPCSDCKSESECALRHGLIAIREETLKAMQGITIASLVNK; encoded by the coding sequence ATGCTTTCACATAAAACCAAATACGCACTCAAAGCTTTACTGTTTCTTGCTCAACAAGAACCCGGTTATATTGCGCGTACTATTGAAATTGCCGATACAGCCGCTATACCTAAAAAATTTCTAGAACAAATTTTATTGGATTTAAAACGCGCCCATTTAGTTGGCAGTAAACAAGGAAAATTTGGAGGTTATTACCTAATTAAATCCTCAAATGAAATTACAATGGCTGATATTCATCGGTTATTTGATGGTGCCATCGCATTATTACCTTGTGCTTCTTTGAATTTCTACGAACCTTGTTCTGATTGCAAAAGCGAGTCAGAATGTGCTCTGCGACACGGTTTAATAGCCATTCGCGAAGAAACTTTAAAGGCGATGCAAGGGATTACTATAGCTTCTTTAGTAAATAAATAA